In Scomber japonicus isolate fScoJap1 chromosome 7, fScoJap1.pri, whole genome shotgun sequence, one genomic interval encodes:
- the LOC128362138 gene encoding transmembrane protein 125: protein MPELDNFPPLRGHRGPELGLNGHVDPAQIQHSILEEQVELWWFRDPGKSLLCYCVAVFLILGCGLGGVGLLSTTTSVSSEWRLGAGTALCLLALGVLLKQLLSSAVQDMNCVRSRQRIDMLKSGGLSDLLVVLITGLSLLICGGVLLHLALANHMPKPGQALNDMYISGVVLLAGGGAAVLGVGIYSVVVVLLERTRHGRRFVDQVLNIFTVSGHMDRQARRETTSSLANLI, encoded by the coding sequence ATGCCTGAACTGGACAACTTTCCCCCCCTGAGGGGACATAGAGGCCCTGAACTGGGCCTCAATGGTCATGTTGACCCAGCTCAGATTCAGCACAGCATACTGGAGGAGCAGGTGGAGCTGTGGTGGTTCAGAGATCCAGGGAAGTCTCTGCTCTGCTACTGCGTTGCTGTATTTCTAATTCTGGGCTGCGGGCTTGGAGGAGTCGGCCTtctctccaccaccaccagcgTTTCAAGCGAATGGCGGCTTGGCGCAGGCACAGCCCTCTGCCTGCTAGCCCTGGGGGTCCTACTTAAACAACTGCTCAGCTCAGCTGTGCAGGACATGAATTGTGTTCGAAGCCGGCAGCGCATTGACATGCTAAAAAGCGGAGGTTTATCGGATCTCCTTGTGGTTTTGATTACCGGACTGTCACTGTTGATTTGTGGAGGGGTTCTACTACATCTGGCCCTGGCTAACCACATGCCAAAGCCTGGCCAAGCCCTTAATGACATGTACATCTCTGGAGTAGTCTTGCTGGCTGGAGGGGGGGCTGCAGTTTTGGGCGTTGGAATATACTCAGTTGTGGTGGTCCTCCTTGAGAGGACAAGGCACGGACGACGGTTTGTGGATCAGGTTTTGAATATTTTCACTGTGTCTGGACACATGGACCGCCAGGCTCGCAGAGAGACTACCTCCAGTCTGGCTAATCTCATATGA